The Ictidomys tridecemlineatus isolate mIctTri1 chromosome 6, mIctTri1.hap1, whole genome shotgun sequence genome includes a region encoding these proteins:
- the Krt1 gene encoding keratin, type II cytoskeletal 1, which yields MSRQCSSRSVCRGGRGFSSGSAGIVSLHRRSTSSSVRRSGGGGGRISGGFCGGGAGGAGGGFGSRSLVNLGGSKSISISVAGGGGRSGFGGGGFGGGGFGGGGFGGGGFGGGGFGGFGSGGGFGSGGGFGGGGFGIGGYGGGFGPVCPPGGIQEVTINQSLLQPLNVEIDPEIQKVKSREREQIKTLNNQFASFIDKVRFLEQQNQVLQTKWELLQQVDTTTRTHSLEPYFETYISNLRRTVDQLKGDQSRMDSELKNMQDLVEDYRNKYEDEINKRTNAENEFVTIKKDVDGAYMTKVDLHAKVDNLQQEIEFLTTLYQAELSQMQTHISETNVILSMDNNRSLDLDSIIAEVKAQYEDIAQRSKAEAEALYQTKYEELQVTAGKHGDSVKNSKMEISELNRVIQRLRSEIDSVKKQISHLQQSISDAEQRGENALKDAQNKLNELEDALQQAKEDLARLLRDYQELMNTKLALDMEIATYRTLLEGEESRMSGECTPNVSVSVSTSHTSISGSSSRGGGGYGSGGGSYGSGGGGYGSGGGGSYGSGGGSYGSGGGGGGGSYGSGGHKGGSGMGGGSSGGRVSGGGSSGGSYSSSGGRGSSSGGVKSSGGSSSVKFVSTSYSRGSR from the exons ATGAGCAGGCAGTGTAGCTCCAGGTCGGTGTGCCGGGGCGGAAGGGGCTTTAGCTCTGGCTCCGCAGGCATTGTCAGCCTCCATCGCAGGTCCACCAGCAGCTCTGTCCGCCGCAGTGGAGGAGGTGGCGGGAGAATTTCAGGAGGATTCTGTGGTGGAGGTGCTGGAGGTGCCGGTGGTGGCTTTGGCAGTCGGAGTCTTGTTAATCTTGGTGGCAGCAAGAGCATCTCCataagtgtggctggaggaggtggtcgtAGTGGGTTTGGCGGTGGtggttttggtggtggtggttttggcGGTGGTGGCTTTGGTGGTGGCGGCTTTGGAGGTGGAGGCTTTGGTGGTTTTGGCAGTGGAGGTGGTTTTGGCAGTGGAGGTGGTTTTGGAGGTGGTGGATTTGGAATTGGTGGATATGGGGGTGGCTTTGGGCCTGTCTGCCCCCCTGGTGGCATCCAAGAAGTCACCATCAACCAGAGCCTTCTGCAACCCCTCAATGTGGAGATTGACCCTGAGATCCAAAAAGTCAAGTCTCGAGAAAGGGAACAGATCAAGACACTCAACAACCAATTTGCCTCCTTCATTGACAAG GTGAGGTTCCTGGAGCAGCAGAACCAGGTGCTACAAACAAAATGGGAGCTGCTGCAGCAGGTGGACACCACCACAAGAACCCACAGTTTAGAGCCCTACTTCGAGACCTATATTTCCAACCTCCGAAGGACAGTGGACCAACTGAAGGGCGACCAATCTCGGATGGATTCGGAACTGAAGAACATGCAAGATCTGGTGGAGGATTACCGTAACAA GTATGAGGATGAGATCAACAAGAGGACCAATGCAGAGAATGAATTTGTGACCATCAAGAAG GATGTAGATGGTGCTTACATGACTAAGGTGGACCTTCATGCCAAAGTTGACAACTTGCAGCAAGAAATTGAATTCCTTACCACACTCTACCAAGCA GAGTTGTCTCAGATGCAGACTCACATCAGTGAAACCAATGTCATCCTCTCCATGGACAACAACCGCAGCCTGGACCTGGACAGCATCATTGCTGAGGTCAAGGCCCAGTATGAGGACATTGCCCAGAGGAGCAAGGCTGAGGCCGAGGCCCTGTACCAGACCAAG TATGAAGAGCTGCAGGTCACTGCTGGCAAACATGGTGACAGTGTGAAAAACTCAAAGATGGAGATTTCTGAGCTGAATCGGGTGATCCAAAGACTCAGATCTGAAATCGACAGTGTTAAGAAGCAG ATCTCCCACCTTCAGCAGTCCATCAGTGATGCTGAGCAGCGTGGCGAGAATGCCCTCAAAGATGCCCAGAACAAACTGAATGAGCTGGAGGATGCCCTTCAGCAGGCCAAGGAGGACCTGGCCCGGCTGCTGCGTGACTACCAGGAGCTGATGAACACCAAGCTGGCCCTGGACATGGAGATTGCCACCTACAGGACCCTCTTGGAAGGAGAGGAAAGCAG GATGTCTGGAGAGTGTACCCCCAACGTGAGTGTGT CCGTGAGCACCAGCCACACCAGCATCAGTGGAAGTAGTAGCCGAGGAGGTGGCGGCTATGGCTCTGGAGGAGGCAGCTATGGCTCCGGAGGTGGCGGCTATGGATCTGGAGGCGGCGGTAGCTACGGCTCCGGAGGTGGCAGCTACGGTTCTGGAGGTGGCGGCGGAGGCGGCAGCTACGGCTCTGGAGGCCACAAAGGTGGCTCAGGAATGGGTGGCGGCAGCTCTGGCGGCCGGGTTTCCGGCGGTGGTAGCTCTGGAGGCAGCTACAGCTCCTCTGGAGGCCGGGGATCCAGCTCTGGGGGTGTCAAGAGCTCTGGTGGCAGTTCTAGTGTGAAGTTTGTTTCCACCAGTTATTCCCGAGGGTCCAGATAA
- the Krt77 gene encoding keratin, type II cytoskeletal 1b produces MSRQFSSQSAFSSRSRRAHSARSSSGFGGGGSRTVGSVSQALGRGGGGGYGSHGRGFGSRSLYNLGGSKSISFSMVGRNASGFCQGRGSGGGFGGGRSFGGGGFGSGGYGGSGFGGGGFGGGGFGGGGFGGGRFGGGGYGGSGFGGAGFGASNFGLGGFGPSYPPGSIQEVTINQSLLEPLHLEVDPEIQRIKTQEREQIKILNNRFASFIDKVRFLEQQNQVLQTKWELLQQVNTSTRSNNLEPVLESYISELRRQVDFLNSEQMRKNTEIRGIQDVVEDYKNKYEEEINKRTSTENDFVVLKKDVDAAFMGKVDLQSKADTLIGEINFLKYLFDTELSQMQTHISDTNVILSMDNNRSLDLDSIIDAVQAQYELIAQRSKDEAEALYQTKYQELQITAGKHGDDLKNSKMEIVELNRTIQRLQAEIGNVKKQIEQMHSSISDAEERGERALQDAKQKLQDMDEALQQSREELARLLRDYQALLGAKLSLDVEIATYRKLLEGEESRMSGELQSHVSISVQSSQVSMGGGYSGGGGGYSGGGYSGGGGGYSGGGYSGGGGGYSGGGGGYSGGGYSGGGGGYSGGGGGYSGGGGSSSSSRGGGGSYGGGRARGGSGGGYGSGGGGSYGGSSKSNSKYGGGSSRVQIIQTSTNTSRKRIVE; encoded by the exons ATGAGTCGCCAATTTAGTTCTCAGTCTGCATTTAGCTCAAGGAGCAGGCGGGCCCATAGTGCCAGGTCCTCCTCGGgctttggtggtggtgggagtcGGACTGTGGGGTCTGTGAGTCAGGCCTTGGGCAGAGGTGGCGGTGGAGGCTATGGGAGCCATGGAAGGGGCTTTGGCTCAAGGAGCCTCTACAATCTGGGTGGCAGTAAAAGCATCTCCTTTAGCATGGTGGGGAGGAATGCCAGTGGCTTCTGCCAGGGTCGGGGATCAGGAGGAGGATTTGGAGGGGGCAGAAGCTTTGGGGGTGGTGGCTTTGGAAGTGGTGGCTATGGAGGTAGTGGCTTTGGAGGTGGTGGCTTTGGAGGTGGTGGCTTTGGAGGTGGTGGCTTTGGGGGTGGCAGATTTGGAGGTGGTGGCTATGGAGGAAGTGGTTTTGGGGGTGCTGGGTTTGGGGCTAGCAATTTTGGGCTTGGGGGCTTTGGTCCTTCTTATCCACCAGGAAGCATCCAAGAGGTGACCATTAACCAGAGCCTTCTAGAGCCACTTCACCTAGAGGTGGACCCTGAAATTCAGAGGATCAAGACCCAGGAGCGGGAGCAAATCAAGATTCTCAACAACAGATTTGCCTCCTTCATTGATAAG GTGCGATTCCTCGAGCAGCAGAACCAGGTGCTACAAACAAAATGGGAGCTACTGCAGCAAGTCAACACCTCCACGCGGAGTAACAACCTGGAGCCTGTCTTGGAGAGCTATATTAGTGAGCTGAGGAGGCAGGTGGATTTTCTCAATTCAGAGCAGATGCGCAAGAACACGGAGATCAGGGGCATTCAGGATGTCGTGGAGGACTACAAGAACAA GTACGAGGAAGAAATCAACAAGAGGACCAGCACTGAGAATGACTTTGTGGTTCTGAAGAAG GATGTGGATGCTGCTTTCATGGGCAAAGTGGATCTGCAGTCCAAAGCAGACACTCTGATTGGGGAGAtcaatttcctgaaatatttatttgacaCA GAGCTGTCCCAGATGCAGACCCACATCAGTGACACCAATGTCATCCTATCCATGGACAATAACCGCTCCCTGGACCTGGACAGCATCATTGATGCAGTGCAGGCTCAGTATGAGCTGATTGCACAGAGGAGCAAGGATGAGGCCGAGGCACTGTACCAGACCAAG TACCAGGAGCTCCAGATCACAGCAGGGAAACATGGAGATGACCTGAAGAATAGCAAGATGGAGATTGTTGAGCTCAACCGCACCATCCAGAGGCTGCAGGCAGAGATTGGCAATGTCAAGAAACAG ATTGAACAGATGCACTCATCCATTTCGGatgcagaggagagaggagagcgAGCTCTCCAAGATGCCAAGCAGAAGCTGCAGGACATGGATGAGGCCCTGCAGCAGTCCAGGGAGGAGCTGGCCCGGCTGCTGCGTGACTACCAGGCACTGCTGGGAGCCAAGCTGTCCCTGGATGTTGAGATTGCCACCTACCGCAAGCTGctggagggagaggagagcaG GATGTCAGGAGAGCTGCAGAGCCATGTGAGCATCT CGGTGCAGAGTAGCCAGGTATCCATGGGCGGTGGCTACAGTGGCGGCGGCGGAGGCTACAGCGGCGGAGGCTACAGTGGTGGAGGTGGAGGCTATAGCGGCGGAGGCTACAGTGGTGGAGGTGGAGGCtacagcggcggcggcggcggctacAGCGGCGGCGGCTACAGTGGTGGAGGCGGCGGCTACAGTGGTGGAGGCGGCGGCTACAGTGGTGgaggcggcagcagcagcagctcccgCGGGGGCGGGGGAAGTTACGGAGGAGGGCGCGCCAGAGGCGGCAGTGGAGGCGGCTATGGGAGTGGCGGCGGCGGGAGCTATGGAGGAAGCAGTAAAAGCAACAGCAAATACGGTGGCGGCTCCTCGCGCGTGCAGATCATCCAAACCTCCACCAACACCTCCCGCAAGCGAATCGTGGAGTAG